GACGAACGTGCCCCCGACAAACAAGAACTCGATTACCATGATCAGGGCCCCCGCCGGGGTGTTTTTGGCCAACATCGGGTTGATCCACTCCAATAGCAAATACAACGGCGAGAGAATCACGTAATTCATCAGTGAAAATCCGATGGCTATCGGCAGAGAAGCCCGGTGCACCGGCACCATGTCGCGCTGCAAGGCCAGGAAGCGCCCCCCGGGGGTCTCGGCGACCGAACGGTAAATGGGCTTGTTGTCGAACCACCAGCCGATCTGGAATGCCACCGCCGTAAACGTGAAACAAAGCGGCGGCGTGGCGTATAGCCCTAACAGCCCGTTGCCGAACCGGTATTGCAAAAACCCCCCGGCCATGATGCCGAGCAGGTTTGTCCAGCCGGTGGCAAAGAAAACCCCCATCAGCTTTCCTCGGAAAATGTCGGGCAACTCTTCTTCGGTCGCTTGGCCGTCGTGGAGGGCCTTGCGCCGCTCCAGGGCCGACTTGGTCGCCGAGATGTCCTCTTTGAGCCTTCGGATGTGGTACCGGATGCTAAAAAGATCCCTGAGCCCAGCCAACAGAGGCTTCCTGCCGGGTGCGGACATCTGCGTTTGCTCAGGAGGGGGCATCGTCGGCATAAGGTTGGCGGCCAGGCAAGCCAGGATACCTGGCACCTTCAGTACGCCCCTGTTCAGACTGGCGTGGCACCAACCGTGGGACCTTGTGTTATGATGTTTCGCAGAACAGTTGGCAAACGCCCTCCCTCCCCGCACGGCACGCAGGAGCAAATCGGCCTCCGTGGCCGGAGATTTGGAAAAACTCGCACGCAGCCTTGGCCCCGGGGCCAGGCTCCCATCGGTGCGCGAACTTTGCTCAAGCCTCAAAATCTCCTTGGCGACCCTGAGCACCGCCCTCCGGTCATTGGAGGCCAAAGGCGTCATCGTCCGCCGGCATGGCAGCGGCATCTATGTCACGTCGCGGGTCGCCATCCCACGCGTGGCCATCCTGGCCAGCGCTACCCAGTTCCTCGTCGGCGGGTCGCCCGTTTGGGGCCTGCTTGTCGGCGAACTCCTCAAGGGGTTCCGGGAAAAGGGGTTCGAAGCCAGCTTTTACTTGGCCCAGCCGGCCGACGAGGCCGCCAAGACCTTTTTGATCCCGCCCGAATTTGAATTGGCCTTAGGCCAGGGCCGGGTCGACGGCATCGTGACCGTCGGCATGGACGAAAACTCGGTCGAGTACCTCATGGAAGCCGGGTTGAGCCCCGTCTCGTTCGCAGGCCCGGGGAGCATCAACTGTCGCATGGATGTGGCGGCCCTGGCTGGGGAACTCGCAGGATCCCTGGTCGGGGAGGGCCGCAAATCCGCCATGGTTGTCGGGTGCCACCACCCGAGCATGTATGAATCCGTCAAGGCCGAACTGGAATCCGCTGGATTGGAAGTCTGGCCGAGCCGGGAGGGGATTTGGGCCGAACGCAGCCTCACCGACCGAATGGCAACCCCGTTTATGCACGTCGGTCAAGAATTTGCCGGGGAATTCCTTGGCCTTGTTGAAAGAGGGGACGCCCCCGATGCCCTCTTCATCATGGACGACATCTTTGCGCACGGCTTCTTGATGTTGTGGGCAAACGGGCCCGGCAGGGATTCGGTCGCGTTGGCCTGCCTCACCAACAAAGAACTGCACATGTTCGACGGCTGGGGAATCGGGTTGGGGCTGATGGAAGTGTCGGTGCAATTGTTCACCAAGGCGATGGTGGAAGCGGTAGCGGAAGGTTTGGCTCACCCCGATGCCGATTGCGGGGAGCGGGCCAGGGCCGTAGCCAAACGGATGGGTGGGGCGGCGGCTGGAGTCGTCGAAGACGCGCCCGGGCGGTACACGTTGCTGCTCAAGGGGCGAACACAATTTGTTGG
Above is a genomic segment from Armatimonadota bacterium containing:
- a CDS encoding GntR family transcriptional regulator, with protein sequence MEKLARSLGPGARLPSVRELCSSLKISLATLSTALRSLEAKGVIVRRHGSGIYVTSRVAIPRVAILASATQFLVGGSPVWGLLVGELLKGFREKGFEASFYLAQPADEAAKTFLIPPEFELALGQGRVDGIVTVGMDENSVEYLMEAGLSPVSFAGPGSINCRMDVAALAGELAGSLVGEGRKSAMVVGCHHPSMYESVKAELESAGLEVWPSREGIWAERSLTDRMATPFMHVGQEFAGEFLGLVERGDAPDALFIMDDIFAHGFLMLWANGPGRDSVALACLTNKELHMFDGWGIGLGLMEVSVQLFTKAMVEAVAEGLAHPDADCGERARAVAKRMGGAAAGVVEDAPGRYTLLLKGRTQFVGRPTLKIGVT